ACAAGAACCTAAAGCAACATGTTCATGGTCTAAGAGATAGGCTCAGAGAGATCATCTttctccaaaatccaaaaatcaaCATCTGTTTAACTCTTgtacttcctttttttcttgcCACCAACAAAAATAGGCAGTTGTTTGGACACCCGTCTGACAGGAAGTTGTGCTGTTCTTCAACTCCCATATGCATATCTCTAAGAAATTGGATGTCGTCTCCTGTACCATACAATTTTGTCAAAAGTCAGAACTGTATAATACGTACTTTTATCTCTCCTACTATAAGAGTATACAAGCAGAGATAAACATTGAACCTTCACCTTCCAAAGAAGTCCATGCCAATTACGTTGAGCTACCTCAGCCATCTCTCCTACTATTTGTCACTTTCTGTTTAATTTATTGGGTTTACCAAGGTAATCttactaaattataatttgggTAGTTTTTCGAACATCTCTACTATTTGCAATATATTGAGTCTAGTACTTCAAAAAGCTTTTcataatatctaattaatcCCCCAAGTCCTAAAACTTTTTGTACAAACAAAATGGGCATTGGCGAAATAATGACTAAAGAAATTAATGGCAGTGAGCAATCAACCAGACACGAAATAGAAATGACCCTCCCATTTAAGTAGTTAGACACGAGTTGTCCTAcatattttaacatttcttGAATGCAGAAAAAGAAGGCAAAATACTACCTCTTTGGTCGACTTCGATCTTCTTCGTAGTCCATTACTCCACCAGGTTCAGAGTAGATCTCCTCATGCTCTCGGATGTCAATGTTGGCCTGCTTACAGTTTGTAACTTCTGCCACAATGTAAGTAAGACACATCGACAAATATATCCCAGTATTCGAGTAAAGAGTCAGTGGGTTTTATTTCAATGTTTTAACCACTGACGATTCAGAGGTTATAGGGTGGTGTAATTTTGTTCTAAGTTCATTTTtccattaaaaagaaacacacaaaaatgaattcatttttcatcatCAAGAAAGTTTCATATGTTTGTAGGTCACTAGATTATGCCAATGAGAACCACCACTACTTCAATGTTTCcggtttaaaaaaaatgtactaaCGAATAAAatcttagaaacaaaatattcttttgataaccatttcatCTCTAATGTGAACACCCAACTGAAGAAACTAGGATTAGTTGGgacttgaaatttaaaatatgctTGCTAGTTTCTAGTGCAAATTATATGACCACTTGCACAATAGAGGGAGATGTCAAATGACTGAGAACAGGAGATGTAGATCAAGGTGGTCTTTTCAACTTCACGGCAAAAACGCTTGGAACTTCTCCTTGAAAATTATCTACCTATCTGCTACAAACCCTTTCAGAATAGAGAGAGAAGACCTTCCCCCCATAGAACTTCAAAACTACACCCCAGCAGTTTTTCTAGCATTCGATATCAGTTATATCCCAACACCAACTTTTCCCAAGGGAACTTCCAATGTGGTTGTCAGGATGCTATTGGAGATTAGGCTTTTGAAACAGattgtgggttttttttattagaatgaataatGTGCTTCATACAAGAAGAGAATACTCATAATTATAGAAATCTATTACAAATAGGGGTAAAAAGGGAATTAACCCAGAATATTACTTAATTACCCAATTAACCCTTAAATCTTCTTACATCAGTAGTTCTGTTGGCTTTGGCTCTCTAGCTTAGGTGCTctagttttgttttccttGCAAGAGCTGGTTTGTTAGGTTTTaagtgtttgttttttgtctTCCCAACtccttttgttctttttgcaattttatcCTATTGACGATTATTGTATCTTTGAACATcagtctcttttcatttcatcaatgaaTAGTTATATTtcctttctaaaaaaagaaacactaAAGACGAGAAACTGAACTAATTGTAAcaaagaacattttttttctattcagTTAAGGTTCAATTTGTGAGGATGTTATTGAAAGTTAGGCTTTTAAAAGAATCAAGGCAAGTTAGAAGTGTGAAATATCAGCTCTACGTTGAGTTAACTAGTAAGAAgcaaacaaatttcataaagaACAAATAAGATGAAAGTGGAATTTGTGGGTACTGTTCTACACTTTATAATGGGCAGAGAACAAAACTTAATGAAAATTTCGGATTAATTGGTTTACCTTCGCTTCAATTTATACACCAATTGGCTTTTATCAATgtagttatctttttttttaagcaGAGATATGTATTAATCACGAAAAGAAACAACCCACAGGCAGAGAGCATATAGGGGGTGAAATTGTGAGAAGCATCTCCCCCAAAAGAACTAAATCATCAAAGCCTCCCAAAATAAAGATATGTCATTCTCTTTTCTGATTTTAGTTCTCAGACAATTGCTCATGCATCATCCGTGTAAAATAATTCTCAACAAGTATTGGTAGGAGAAGTGTTCAACCACCAAAAGcaataaacaaaacatatttcaaGTGACCTTCAAAGAAAGTGAGTCCTTTACTTTTTCCATCCTATCcgtatattattttctcaataaatattggttttccattaaaagaaaaaataattaaccatCAATAGCAATTAAGACAATACTTATTTCAACTGACCTTCAAGGAAAGTGATTTCTTAACTTCTTCCACCCTATCATCAACATCCTTTCGGTGTTTCTTGTCCAATTCACTCATATTATCGGCCCATTTTATCTTCTCTTGAATGGAGACCAATAAATTGTCTGATGTAGTCAACCTAGATATACACAGGAACTGTAAGATTTCAAATATATGGGTCAGGCAACAAAATGCAGAAGACAAGAGAGAGCAATAGAACCAACTCATTGTTAATTAAGAAGATTGAGAAATCATCTCAACAGAAAAAAACATGGACACGTACAACTGTGGAACTACagataattaaaagaatgtgAAATGAAGTTGCAAACTATATACTAAAATAGTTGAGGGGGAAAAAGAACTAGTATCTCAGCAATTTAGGATAAAACTTGCTAAGGTCACAATTGATTGCTCCTGGCATGCAGAAACCAACTTCTTGAGCAAGAGTTTTCCTTAAAAGGGTCCTGTCCCTGAAGAAATCTTTTGATAGCCGcccttaaaataattattttcagcACATTTATTTCATGCTGTGATTTGGTGCAAGTGTCTTCTTTCTACAGCTCTTACAGtctttcatctcttttgaCCAACAATATAAATCTTTAGTAACTCCTGTGGTTTGGACTCCAGTccctttttataaattttatacatcaatgaaagttgtttcttattgaaaaaaaaaccctgCCCCATGAAACTTAAAAGGGTAAATTACCAATTTGATAGTGTTCGTATCATATTTCCAAGTTGCCCCGGTCTCAAATCTCTCCCGGCAGCAAATTGGACCTGCATGTGCATATAAGGACTTCAATGGTTAGAATTTATAAAGCCCATATTCACAGAGCAGGTCTACCAAGACTTGTACAGACCTCAAAGCACCTTCGCAATTGATCCAACTTCCCTCTAACTATACcctgaaagaaaataagaaaattttcaggGAATATACTCCTTGTCCATCATATTTCAAGGGCGTTGCTTGTCCTCCCTCCCAAAAAGATGAGCAACCAATtcgataaatttaaaatcctaATGTCTAGCAAGTTATGCAAAACCCCTTCAAGATCCAAGGATGAGGGGAGTCCCAATCCTAAGATAGCAGTAAGTAGAAAGAGCCACTGAGCCTGAGGGTTTCAGCACCTCTAAAATATCACGTAATTGACATCATGACAATGTTACAAGTGTTGTCCATACTACGTGGACAAACGTCTAACACTCATGAAGTGACAATAAATACATGACAATATTTGGTAAAcataagaaaaactaaacCTTTTCTCAATTAAGGCAAAAACAGAAATATaagtattaaaaaacaaataaatattgagAGTAAATTACATCAAACATGTTTCTTTAGAGTTCAGATATAAATGCATCAACTTTAAATTACCTTCTTGTATGGAAGTAAACCAAATAATGTATATCAGATAAATACAActtcttgaattttcaattttgtatctatttGGTtcttaaactataaaaaatatctaaaagatCCCTGAACTTCCAATGTTGTGTCTATAAAGTCCCCAACCTTGCAATTTTTTAGTCTAATATTCAATTTCCATTTTAGATAGATATAAAcaattcttaaaagaaaaagaaattgatcaATAATTGTTctattaaatgtaaaattgaatttatatctaatgaaatcctaaatttcaatttatgtttagtagatatgtgaatttaaaaatatacgtGTGTCAAATAGATCTAAGACcaattagatacaaaattaaaaaatttagagatgtactgaacataaaattaaaaggttttaaattcagaaatttatttgacataaaaaatgaaattttaaaaattgttagcactttttaaaattcaaggGCCTATTTAGCACAAAATTGTAAGTTCAAATATCTATTAGATACTTTTGAAAGTTCAGGGACTCAATAGCAAGCCCAAAATCTCAGGACTAAACTTGTCAGCAAATCATATGTATTTGATAAATGTGTATTTTAGGGaagcaaatgaaaaaaaaaaagttgatcgAGCACATGTATGGGTTACTAAGTTCAAGGATTTCTTTTCCATATACTGACCATCCTAATACTTGTCAGAAGAATCACTTAGGTCGCATTGGTACTAATATCATAATACTGCCAAAGAAGAATCAATTAAGTTTAGTCTAGTACTAGTATCCTAATACAGGAAGTAAGAAGAAACAATCAAGTACAAGCTGTAGAACATACCGCATACATGCAttcattaataagaaaatCCTCCAGTTCCCGTACATTTGTAACATCTAATTCCTGCATTAGTTGGTCATAGGCCAACACCTGGGCATGAAATCAATAGTTACAATAGAGAAACAATTTAATGGTGAATGAATGTACATTTCATCATCAACTAAAAGCGTTTTTAAGAAACCTATGAGAAATGAAACATTGAGTATACAACAGTTGGCTACTAAAGAGAGACTGAAAGGAAACAAGAATTTCATTAGAAACTATCCAGAGCCATGTTTAATAGAACAGAGATTAACAATCCTTAAACAAAGATCAGgttgctttttttctttttacctcatagttcaaaattttatattttacaaatcacattttcattgtttcttataaatataaaacagCTCACTTCACTGATGCTCATACTTACGCTTCAAAGTCTGAACCCCtctagaaaaaattattttttataataattagttcgcaaaagtttgaaataattttccaaccaacattttttttcagaggtttttaatttttaaactacCAGATTCCAATGTACCCAAAGACCATCGCAGACCACTGAATCCAACTCAATGGTGCGTTCTCAGGGAATCAATCAACTATAGGCAAGCAGCCATATTTTGTAACAACTCCAACAAATTGTTAGATCCTCAAAGATGAGGCGGAACAGAACcacaaatcaatttaaatcagCCAGATACATCTGCAAGTGGGTTCAAGAAACATGATCAAATGTGGAGCATGAGTACCTTGTTTGTCTCAGCCAATGTGAGGACAGTAAGTTGCTTTAGTTTGAGGGCTTGATCAGAGCTCAATTCTGGAAGGCGGCTGGAATTACCTGCAAAATATACCgttgacaaaattgaattgtgCATGTAGTTCATCAGCAGTGCATACTTCGAGGTTGAAGTATAATGACACCATACATTATGATATCTCCTTTTAATGAAAATACCGAACTTTCatagagaaaatgaaagaaatcatgagcatacaaaaaagaaaaggaagaacacGTTGATGAGCCTTTGCTGATGCTGCAAACAGACCCATTCAAATAACGATAACATTCAAGTTAAACCACgaatgtaataaaattttaactcttACTCTTGTAATCACTCCATGTTCCATATGCAAATAAGCGCAGCACGTCAAGATATATAGAATGCTCAGTTCCTTCTAACTGGAAAGGAAgaacatcaaataaaataacttcaCTTTACAAttcaaataagtaaaaaatccactaaaacaacaaaacatttGATTAACATTACCAGTCTAGCAAgccaaaaagaatattatcaatgatttcattttaaaataaataaataacgaatacaaataataatcttatttatttgttttaaataaattaataggCACCACCATCACCACTCTAATAGCCAAAgcattaaaaagaagaaaccaacaaaattgGGGAGTAACTACCTTGGGTCCATAAAGATCACATTATCTTAATGAGGATGAGAAtagcaaagaataaaaaaaaaaatcaggtgAAATAAGTAGAATTGAATTCAACAAAAAGTCGAAGACAAAAAAACTTAAGCACCCCAAAAGGCTTATAACTCAACACATGTGCTAGAAGCTGAGTTAATATCTATCATTTTGGGCCCACAACTGACTGAATGTCTAACACATTACCACTTGTTAGGGATGGGTAATGTGAATGTCTAACACATTACCCACCCTTAACAAGTTAACATACATCATCTTAAGCCCACAACCTCTAACCATTATACACGATCATCTCCCATCTTTATTCACATTGAACACAGCCTACATTGCACCACAAAACCCAATCATCTAATGTGCATTCCTCCTAAAATGATATGTACGCTTGACTTAAGGTTCCCATCAATACCCACTGGTCCAAACTTAAGCTTGCCTCCTAGACGAAAAACGTAGAACAACCATTGATGAGATTGAGGTGGTGATTCCTACAGCATCCTTCGTTTATTGTTCTACCCACTAAATGAACACCTATATGCCTTGCATTAGAGCTACAGTGACAGGTGAGTTCCCATACAGGATGTTAGAAGTTCAAACTTAGAACACATTTAAGTTGGTAATCATTTCAGCCATAATTCATAACCTTTGTTTGCTTTGAGTTGGGAGACATGGAGTATTGAGTGTACTCCTGACGTAGTTAGTGGTTGCAGCTTGTATGTCACctttcaagaaacaaaaacaaacaatgatCCTACGACTGTATGAgcacaaaataaaagaattaccAACTTGATATTCAACATCTCTGTGGTGTTTACCAGtcgtattctttcattttgtcGGGGTGTTCACCAACTTGAAATTCAACATCTCAGTTGGAAGCCCTTCCTTTGGTCGGGGTATTTTGGTGGGCTGGCGTTATGTATACCtcttgtattcttttattttttctcaatgaaagtagtagtttccataaaataaaaaaacagtaGAATTGTTCTTTAACCATTGAGCTTATGTAAGCTGAACATGGGGCAACTTAAGATTGCATCTCCATTTTCCAGCAATAGATCAAAAACGAAAGAGGATGCTGGCGAGGAAGATTGACTACAACAATCCAAGTGTGGTGGTGGGTACCATACAGCAActaaaatgagatttatttttctctcagAAACAACTATACTGATAAATAGCaattaaatagataattaaaatagtaaggATTAAAGAACAATTTGTCTCAATTcctaacaactttttttttatttttatgaaaaaaaccACTTTCATTGagggagaaaaatgaaagaatacacagaaaaacaaaaaaccaagccCACAAAAAGGAAGCTCcctttaaaaggaaaaaatccACCTATACAAGAAAGTATCTgaatagttacaaaaggtCAGCCCACAAAGAAACATGGTAACGGACTAAGGAGCAAATATCCTAAGGATCCCTCCCCACACCCAAAACATCCTACTATTACGCTCACCCCATAACACCAAAAGGATTGCACACACCCCCGTCATCCGTAAAAAGCTCCCCTTCTCTACAAAAGGCAAGTTGAAGAGGAACTTATCAATCATAGCACTAGCATCTTTGTGACAAATATGAATCAAACCAATGTCTGGAAGAAATAATCCCAAACACTACACGCACAATCATAGCATTAGAGAATAAGGTCGAAGTCTTTCTCCGTTTTCCAACAAAAAGACCCAACAGTTACAAAAGAGCTTCGAAACCCTTCCTTTAGCTGGAGTGTTTCGGTGGGcttgtttttttgtatgcccctttattctttattttttttttcctcaataaAAGTTGATGTTTCATATAATAAAAGGACCCAACAAGCTAAGGCAACTTCCTGGCAAGCCAATCCAACATATTAGCACCCTACACCCCAATTGAGAAATTAGAAATTCAGATTTTTTAGCTTACTTTCCTTGTAACATTCTTCCCCAATCAAAAAGTCAATAGTTACAGAGCataaaaaaaacccaacaatAACACGCGCAAAATAAACCTGGCAATCAAAAagtaagagaagaaaaaaaaagaagaagaagaatctgTACTACAAACCTCGACAACGTTGGGAACGGCAAGAATTTCAGAGAAGGCGAAGAGGGAAGGGTGAGAAGTGGCGTCAGTAACAACGGACCCAAGTGCAGAGCCTTTCAGAGAGGAAGCTTGTTTTACAAAGTGATCGATGAACTCGGTTTGCTTCTGCTCAATATCCATTTCTGAGGAAAGGAAAAATCGACAAAAGCAATGGTGCGACAGATAGAAACGAGAATGGAGACTGAAATCAAGGGGAAAGGACAAGAAATTGGATCATGGAGAAGAGtagaaacaagaagaaatcTGGGGGAGAAACTTgagaaaattgatttgaatggGGTTGGCTTAGGGTTCTTCTTCAAAACAGTGAGTTTTGCGCGCACACTCCCAAAAGTTGTTACGTTATTTTGGTAATTAGCTCGCTGCCTCCCGCTTTCCCTTTCCCTCCCGTGGATGTCTTTACTCGCAAGgcatttattaaattcatttacatcgaatgtatatatataaatccgGAAAATATAATGGATCTTAGCATTTatgaatttgttatatatatttttggtttgattttaaaatccattttaaaatttagatactTTCGTTGATTTTGgttcttctaatttaaactttcattcattttaactcatactttttaaaaaattttaaaatttctagttggatattaaaaatgaagattgaaattataaaaagctaaaataaagatttgaatttttaacctatttatctaatttgaaattaaatacaccaaaaatttgtttgtaaatataatttgttttcttcaacgTTATTAATCAAGAATGATAcgaatatatcaaatatatcgTATACCGTTTTGAGGTAGCGTAGGATGAAAATTGTATGCTCACTGAAAGCATAACTTTGTATGcgtttaattgataaaatatacttaattgatatgatatatttttaatgaaaaaactcCTTTTTATTATACAATTACAAGTTATGCAACAATAATAGAGATGGAAAGTTCGATTCCCATAATAATAGAGATGGAAAGTTCGATTCCCATCTGGTAGTTGTATgcaacaataaataataaaacctcaaatattatattttgtaaaaatattctaaaaaatatcaaaatattgaaactatttataaaatatagcaaaatttatcaaaactCTATATACCTCTTCAAAATGTACCCATATTAGTGAACTTTCGAAAAACACATGAGGTAACATTACAACTCAAATTTCATCACTCTATGGTCGAATCGTCCACCATGTAAGGATGGTCCGACATTATGATATGTTTTGATATACTTGTACTAGATAGTATCATTTGCCTAGGAGAATGGCATGTTTCCCTTCAATAACCCGAACACCTTCTCGACCTCGTTTCTTGAGGAAGAAtgtttcaatattaaaataaatagatctCACATGTAGAGTACGTTCTGATGATATTGTTCCACACTATGCAAAGCTAAGAAACCCTCCATATTAAGGTACCCTGCATCACAGAGATAATATTACCATATCATATCAAACATTCAACCATTTCAAATATTGCTACCTTTAGATGccatattttgtaaataataataaaaaaggattTATTCAATCAATCTATTCAATCAGATGTATAGTATAATGCCATATTCCTCCAATAATCTACTCGACATTGGTTATTGGAATTCTAGAACTGAGAAATCCATGCTATCGCCCGCTCTCTGGGTCTAATCCAACCCTGTAAACAGAGTCCTCTCTTTAAAACCAATTCAAAGCCTTTAAGAACTATTCGAAGTATCCAAAATAAAGGTTTAATTTCCAGTACTGCCACTACTATAATCACAGTCACCCACATAGAGGAGTTATCATAAGTCTCACCTGTCCTCCAGGATCTCTTGAAACCGGTTGTACTCTCAATGACATCGCTGGCTCAGGGACTGATAACCCAAACAGTTCAGAATATCATAAAAGGCTCAAATAGGAAACAATTCAACATCTCTTGTCCCCATTCACATGATGTAAATTGGAACTTGCACAGCAGCACTATGATGCCGGAGCTTAGAACTTCCCTTCAAGACAAACCAAACCAATCTAAATCagtttaaaaattagtatatGCAACTAATAATCAACCACAACTATATCATATAAACATAATGGCCAATCCATACAAACAAATATCAGTATCCAGATCGATACAAATTTGCCAAgcattttgctttttcttgGGGGTCAACAGATTGCATTCCGTATAAACAGTACAGTTTGAGTTGAGAATCAAGTATCAAGAAATCGTTTGAAAATTTCATCTACATGTGCATGATAAATATAAGACCATAACACTCCACCGGATTAACTTCTTCATTAACAaggaatttaaatattcactTGCAACTTTCCCGTAagaacaaatatgaaaatcaacCATCAAAATAGAAGCAGTCAAAATTAATAGTTAGAAACGATAACAGTTGAATAAcaaataagataattttttGTGAATGAAAGGAGAACACAGGTCACTCAACAACATAAGGGAACCGGACCCGCAAGAATATATTGCCATTCAGCTGCCTCCAACTTCATGATCTTCTCCTCAGAATCCTAACTTGGTATGAAGCTAGGGATCTATATGATTCGACTAGCTAAAGCAGGCACCAAATGCTATGAAGAAGTTCAACTCATTTCTCACTGCTTTATTTTGGATAAATGGTTCCGACTATAGTACAATCATGCAGATTCTGAAAATTTGTAATTCGTACAAACCAGATTGAACTCTCAACCTTGTTCCTTCCTCTGCATGTTTCAAAGTAACACATGACTGTGGTAGAAACTAACCATACCAAGTAAACGGtgttagtttcaaattttcagtCATGCTCCTAAGTTaagcaaaaataacaagaaCAAACAAATCATAACTACTAACCGGAATGAAAATAAGAAGAGATTTTAAGGCCAGGCCTAGTAATGTAAAGAATTGGAAGTAATGTACAACTTGTAAGTACTCTTTGAAGAAACTGTTAAtctttaaataacaataataataaattgataatatttttttatattcgtGAGTATCCAAGTTAGTAAAGGTGTAtctcgactaatctcacgggACAACCCGCCTGACCTTACAACATTTGGATGTCAATAAAACTCATAGAAAATTACTTTTCAGGTAGGTGGCCACCATGGATTGAACCCATGACCTCTTTGTTAGTTATTGAGACTATGTCTACTTTTTTACAAGTAGATCAACTCATGATCTTTTAACAATCAATTAACAATAGATATgagatttttcattaaataaatgaaaagtgacCGATGCTCAAAAAAATACAGAAAAATGAGCA
This DNA window, taken from Cucumis sativus cultivar 9930 chromosome 6, Cucumber_9930_V3, whole genome shotgun sequence, encodes the following:
- the LOC101211893 gene encoding COP9 signalosome complex subunit 7 isoform X2; protein product: MDIEQKQTEFIDHFVKQASSLKGSALGSVVTDATSHPSLFAFSEILAVPNVVELEGTEHSIYLDVLRLFAYGTWSDYKSNSSRLPELSSDQALKLKQLTVLTLAETNKVLAYDQLMQELDVTNVRELEDFLINECMYAGIVRGKLDQLRRCFEVQFAAGRDLRPGQLGNMIRTLSNWLTTSDNLLVSIQEKIKWADNMSELDKKHRKDVDDRVEEVKKSLSLKKLQTVSRPTLTSESMRRSTLNLVE
- the LOC101211893 gene encoding COP9 signalosome complex subunit 7 isoform X1, with product MDIEQKQTEFIDHFVKQASSLKGSALGSVVTDATSHPSLFAFSEILAVPNVVELEGTEHSIYLDVLRLFAYGTWSDYKSNSSRLPELSSDQALKLKQLTVLTLAETNKVLAYDQLMQELDVTNVRELEDFLINECMYAGIVRGKLDQLRRCFEVQFAAGRDLRPGQLGNMIRTLSNWLTTSDNLLVSIQEKIKWADNMSELDKKHRKDVDDRVEEVKKSLSLKANIDIREHEEIYSEPGGVMDYEEDRSRPKRRRHPIS
- the LOC101211893 gene encoding COP9 signalosome complex subunit 7 isoform X3, with the protein product MDIEQKQTEFIDHFVKQASSLKGSALGSVVTDATSHPSLFAFSEILAVPNVVELEGTEHSIYLDVLRLFAYGTWSDYKSNSSRLPELSSDQALKLKQLTVLTLAETNKVLAYDQLMQELDVTNVRELEDFLINECMYAGIVRGKLDQLRRCFEVQFAAGRDLRPGQLGNMIRTLSNWLTTSDNLLVSIQEKIKWADNMSELDKKHRKDVDDRVEEVKKSLSLKLQTVSRPTLTSESMRRSTLNLVE